A region from the Haliaeetus albicilla chromosome 16, bHalAlb1.1, whole genome shotgun sequence genome encodes:
- the CPT1A gene encoding carnitine O-palmitoyltransferase 1, liver isoform isoform X2 — MALVKLFSGRKPMLYSFQTSLPRLPVPAVKDTVNRYLESVRPLMDDEEFRRMEGLAKDFAFNLGPRLQWYLKLKSWWATNYVSDWWEEYIYLRGRGPIMVNSNYFAMDFLYLSPTTLQAARAGNVIHAILLYRKKLDRQEIKPILLMGSTVPLCSAQWERMFNTSRIPGEESDTLQHVKDSKHIVVYHKGRYFKVWLYHDGRLLKPREIEQQMQRILDDDSEPQAGEEKLAALTAGDRVPWAKARQAYFSRGKNKQSLDAVEKAAFFVTLDDIEQGYRKEDPVRSLDAYAKSLIHGRCYDRWFDKTFTLIVFKNGRTGLNAEHSWADAPIVGHLWENVMATEYLELGYSEDGHCKGDTNQNIPVPTKLQWEIPEECQEVIERSLSTAVALADDVDFNSFFFDAFGKGLIKKAKTSPDAFVQLALQLAHYRDMGKFSLTYEASMTRLFREGRTETVRSCTVESCNFVRTMEDLTESNENKLKFFRLAAAKHQHLYRLAMTGAGIDRHLFCLYVVSKYLAVDSPFLKEVLSEPWRLSTSQTPQQHIDLKKNPEMLSCGGGFGPVADDGYGVSYIILDENSIHFHVSSKISCSETDSHRFGKNIQKAMVDIMGLFNLSKNCTK; from the exons ATG gcaCTTGTAAAACTCTTCTCAGGACGTAAACCCATGTTATACAGTTTCCAGACATCTTTACCACGTTTGCCAGTTCCAGCTGTTAAAGACACAGTCAATAGG TATCTGGAATCAGTCCGTCCACTTATGGATGATGAAGAGTTCAGAAGAATGGAGGGTCTTGCCAaagattttgcatttaatttggGACCAAGGCTTCAATGGTATTTGAAACTAAAATCCTGGTGGGCCACAAACTAT GTTAGTGATTGGTGGGAAGAATATATCTACCTTAGAGGACGTGGACCGATTATGGTTAATAGTAACTATTTTGCAATG GACTTCCTTTATTTATCTCCCACAACCCTGCAGGCAGCTAGAGCTGGTAATGTTATCCATGCCATCCTGCTCTATCGGAAAAAACTGGACAGACAAGAAATCAAGCCA ATTCTTCTGATGGGATCTACTGTTCCACTCTGCTCAGCTCAGTGGGAACGAATGTTTAATACCTCACGTATCCCAGGGGAGGAATCAG ATACTCTCCAGCACGTGAAAGACAGCAAACACATTGTTGTGTATCATAAGGGACGTTACTTCAAAGTGTGGCTGTACCATGATGGTAGACTATTGAAACCCCGAGAAATTGAACAGCAGATGCAAAGAATTCTTGATGATGATTCAGAGCCTCAGGCTGGTGAAGAGAAACTAGCAGCTCTTACTGCAGGAGATAG AGTACCATGGGCTAAAGCTCGACAGGCTTATTTTAGCCGTGGAAAGAACAAACAGTCCTTAGATGCTgttgaaaaagcagcattttttgtGACATTGGATGACATCGAACAAGGGTACAGGAAAGAAGATCCAGTGAGGTCACTGGATGCGTATGCAAAATCCTTAATACATGGCAGATGTTATGACAG GTGGTTTGATAAAACATTCACTCTTATAGTATTCAAAAATGGCAGAACGGGTCTGAATGCAGAGCACTCTTGGGCAGATGCTCCTATTGTTGGACACCTGTGGGAG AATGTAATGGCAACTGAGTATCTTGAACTGGGCTATTCAGAAGATGGGCATTGCAAAGGAGATACCAATCAAAATATTCCTGTTCCTACCAAACTACAGTGGGAAATTCCAGAAGAA tgtCAAGAAGTGATTGAGAGGTCTCTGAGCACTGCCGTAGCTCTGGCAGATGATGTGGACttcaattcatttttctttgatgcttttgggaagggactaataaagaaagcaaaaaccagCCCTGATGCCTTCGTGCAACTTGCCCTGCAGCTTGCTCACTATCGG gACATGGGAAAGTTTTCTTTAACGTATGAAGCTTCTATGACACGCTTGTTCAGAGAAGGCAGGACCGAAACTGTTCGTTCGTGTACTGTTGAATCATGCAATTTTGTTCGAACCATGGAAGACCTAACTGAAAGT aaTGAAAATAAGCTTAAGTTCTTCCGGCTTGCTGCTGCCAAACATCAGCATTTATATCGTCTCGCCATGACTGGTGCTGGCATTGACCGCCATCTGTTCTGCCTTTATGTTGTGTCCAAGTACCTTGCTGTAGATTCTCCTTTCCTTAAGGAA GTTTTGTCAGAGCCTTGGAGGCTCTCAACAAGTCAGACACCACAGCAGCACATTGATCTAAAGAAGAACCCTGAGATGTTATCCTGTGGTGGAGGATTTGGACCG GTGGCTGATGATGGTTATGGTGTTTCTTATATTATCTTGGATGAAAATTCCATCCATTTCCATGTCTCCAGCAAAATATCTTGTTCTGAGACG gattcTCATCGTTTTGGAAAAAACATCCAAAAAGCAATGGTTGACATCATGGGTTTATTTAACCTTAGTAAAAACTGTACCAAGTGA